One region of Priestia megaterium genomic DNA includes:
- a CDS encoding ArnT family glycosyltransferase, which produces MLNSFLSKSLILLCVMILTWSLWGSYSAMTNSLDLKGLALSNSFIIEGICITFLVIFLIAIASRYMNKTVFFISLIVLTLGVRLAWMLSVQTPVKSDFLVMLDAARNIAKGNYEFNQSVYFTTWVYQLGFSFYESIVIRCFGDSIFTLKLLNIFYSTGTVIFIYLIGAKVFNELAGRMAAFLYAFYIPNILYSSVLTNQHLATFLFYAAFYLIIKRFAHNKFSWLYIGLLLSLGNLMRPLGPIIIVAVFIYFILQILQPYIKAKDAAELKTRRKKIGKNLVGVLATFFIANALINYSFVASGISKYPLSNRDPLWKFVIGFNYETSGSYSSEDASRFMGMPIGEKRAEAEKEVIKERVADKEQLLDLFHIKFLNMWGGTDASTFWSISLTPQEDVPFNKEKLISAAQSYERIIYVSTTILSIIGLICLFLKKQDKYPYTLFLLLIIGYVLIHLLIEIQTRYRFFIFPSFMLLEGFGISVILSYLLVRFTKNKTQAKCEEIN; this is translated from the coding sequence ATGCTTAACTCATTTTTATCCAAAAGCCTGATTCTTTTATGTGTCATGATTCTTACATGGTCTCTATGGGGCAGTTATAGTGCGATGACAAATTCATTGGACTTAAAAGGCTTGGCTTTAAGTAATTCATTTATTATTGAAGGAATATGTATCACTTTCCTTGTCATTTTTCTAATAGCTATTGCAAGTAGATACATGAACAAAACTGTTTTTTTTATTTCACTGATTGTTTTGACCTTAGGTGTTCGATTAGCATGGATGCTTTCTGTTCAAACACCTGTAAAATCTGACTTTCTTGTCATGTTAGATGCCGCACGTAATATCGCAAAAGGAAATTATGAATTTAACCAAAGCGTTTATTTCACTACATGGGTATATCAGCTAGGCTTTTCATTCTATGAATCTATTGTTATTCGCTGTTTTGGAGATAGCATTTTTACATTAAAATTGTTAAATATTTTTTATTCTACTGGAACCGTTATTTTTATTTATCTAATTGGCGCTAAAGTATTTAACGAACTTGCTGGGAGAATGGCAGCTTTCCTATATGCGTTCTACATTCCGAACATTCTCTACAGCTCAGTGTTAACCAATCAGCATTTAGCTACTTTTTTATTTTATGCAGCTTTTTACCTTATTATAAAAAGATTTGCTCATAACAAGTTTAGCTGGCTTTATATTGGTCTTCTATTGTCGTTAGGAAATTTAATGCGCCCTCTGGGACCCATTATTATCGTTGCTGTTTTCATTTATTTCATCTTGCAAATTCTTCAACCTTACATTAAAGCGAAGGATGCTGCTGAGTTAAAAACTCGTCGAAAGAAAATAGGAAAAAACCTCGTAGGCGTACTGGCTACTTTTTTTATTGCAAATGCGCTGATCAACTACTCTTTTGTAGCGAGCGGTATTTCTAAATATCCTTTAAGTAACAGAGATCCTTTATGGAAATTCGTTATTGGCTTTAATTATGAAACAAGCGGTTCTTATTCTTCAGAGGATGCTAGTCGTTTTATGGGTATGCCAATTGGAGAAAAACGAGCTGAAGCAGAAAAAGAAGTAATTAAAGAGCGAGTAGCAGATAAAGAGCAACTTTTAGATCTCTTTCACATTAAATTCCTGAATATGTGGGGAGGAACGGATGCATCTACATTTTGGAGTATTTCATTAACTCCTCAAGAAGATGTACCTTTTAATAAAGAGAAATTAATTAGTGCTGCTCAAAGTTATGAAAGAATCATTTACGTTTCAACTACTATTCTTTCCATTATTGGACTTATATGTTTATTCCTGAAGAAGCAGGATAAATATCCGTATACACTGTTTTTATTACTAATCATAGGATACGTTCTTATTCACTTGCTTATTGAAATTCAAACTCGCTATCGATTCTTTATTTTCCCAAGCTTTATGCTGCTCGAAGGGTTTGGTATTTCAGTGATTCTATCTTATTTACTAGTACGGTTTACTAAAAATAAGACCCAGGCAAAATGTGAAGAGATAAATTAA
- a CDS encoding GtrA family protein: MIKFLKFGFVGIMNTLLTIISYLALIHFDMNYILANVLSYFIGVINSYYWNKSWVFQATVHKWMLAQFFIVNLITLAINTSCLFLLVHYTPANPIIGQLLSTCIGMFFNFFLNKIWTFKHTNNHSIGGKA; the protein is encoded by the coding sequence GTGATAAAATTCCTGAAATTCGGATTTGTAGGTATAATGAATACCCTGCTCACTATTATCAGTTACTTAGCACTGATTCATTTTGATATGAATTATATATTGGCTAACGTACTATCCTATTTCATTGGCGTCATAAACAGCTACTATTGGAACAAATCGTGGGTGTTTCAAGCAACTGTACATAAATGGATGTTAGCTCAATTTTTCATCGTAAACCTTATTACTTTAGCAATTAATACATCTTGCTTATTCCTTCTTGTACACTATACACCTGCTAATCCGATAATTGGACAACTGTTGTCTACTTGTATAGGAATGTTTTTTAATTTTTTTCTTAATAAAATATGGACGTTTAAGCACACAAACAATCACTCGATAGGAGGTAAAGCATGA
- a CDS encoding glycosyltransferase family 2 protein, with the protein MKELISIVVPMYFEEEVANECYNRLLSVMHENHINYEFIFVNDGSTDRTIEILKDVAAMDSNVKIIDFARNFGHQTAVTAGIDYAQGDAIVIIDADLQDPPEMIPELIAKWQQGYEIVYAKRKKRSGETFFKLTTAKYFYRFLNYMSDIEIPKDTGDFRIIDRKVADVFKKMTERNRFVRGMMSWVGFRQTYVEYERDERFAGETKYPLKKMIKFASDGIIGFSTKPLRLVMVIGLLSVFVSLLVLSYSIVVWLIGENIQPGWTSIMVAITFFSGIQLLGLGLVGQYIARIYDESKNRPIYVVRETINFSAASTDSQNVREKVYS; encoded by the coding sequence ATGAAAGAACTAATTTCAATCGTGGTACCTATGTATTTTGAAGAAGAAGTAGCTAATGAATGCTATAATCGCTTGCTTTCCGTCATGCATGAAAATCACATTAACTATGAATTCATTTTCGTCAATGACGGCAGTACAGACCGAACAATTGAAATCTTAAAGGACGTAGCAGCTATGGATTCTAACGTAAAAATTATTGATTTTGCCCGTAATTTCGGGCACCAAACTGCCGTCACAGCAGGTATTGACTATGCTCAAGGTGATGCTATCGTAATTATTGATGCTGACTTACAGGATCCGCCTGAAATGATTCCTGAATTAATTGCTAAATGGCAGCAAGGCTATGAAATTGTATACGCAAAGCGCAAGAAGCGAAGCGGAGAGACCTTTTTTAAATTGACAACGGCTAAGTATTTTTATCGCTTTTTAAATTATATGTCCGATATTGAAATCCCAAAAGACACGGGAGATTTTCGTATTATCGACCGAAAAGTTGCGGACGTATTCAAAAAAATGACTGAACGCAATCGTTTCGTAAGAGGAATGATGTCTTGGGTCGGCTTCAGGCAAACATATGTAGAATATGAGCGCGATGAGCGTTTTGCTGGTGAAACAAAATATCCTTTAAAAAAGATGATCAAGTTTGCTTCAGATGGAATTATTGGGTTTTCAACGAAACCTTTACGTTTAGTAATGGTTATTGGCTTGTTATCAGTTTTTGTATCACTTCTCGTTTTAAGTTATTCGATTGTTGTTTGGCTGATAGGTGAAAATATTCAGCCTGGCTGGACTTCGATTATGGTAGCTATCACTTTCTTTAGCGGTATTCAGCTACTTGGTTTAGGTCTAGTGGGACAATACATCGCAAGAATTTACGATGAAAGTAAAAATAGACCTATTTACGTTGTACGTGAAACTATTAACTTTTCTGCGGCTTCAACAGATTCTCAAAACGTGCGTGAAAAAGTATATAGCTAA
- a CDS encoding cation diffusion facilitator family transporter, whose product MSELIKLLRKGNKSAMMAAIVNTIISIIKGIAFALTGNVAMFAETMHSLGDAANQFFVFIGSALSKKAPTKRFPNGFGRLVNLVLLGAVLVVGIMAFETIKEGYHHILHPTKSSGFILNIAVLGISVLLEMFVLFKAMKEILHDVGMNTAEVNVFTQSFVHLKKAKPATKLVFMEDLVATGGGVLALIAVFISRFTPFHQAEGIASMLIGLMMFFVVGRVFLDNAAGALGEADKEMEMKIGAIVMQDVQVRDIQTLMVMKEGEELHVELKVEIDPSLTVAEADDIKDRLENRILQEKGITDVIIEFDEDDGIPDWVTSDLQLQKE is encoded by the coding sequence ATGAGTGAATTAATTAAGTTATTGCGAAAAGGAAATAAATCGGCCATGATGGCCGCTATAGTTAATACCATTATATCCATTATTAAAGGGATTGCTTTTGCTTTAACGGGAAATGTAGCGATGTTTGCTGAAACGATGCACAGCTTAGGGGACGCAGCAAATCAGTTCTTTGTTTTTATAGGTTCAGCATTAAGCAAAAAAGCTCCGACCAAACGATTTCCAAACGGATTTGGACGATTGGTTAATCTCGTTTTATTAGGGGCGGTTCTTGTAGTAGGAATTATGGCATTTGAAACGATTAAAGAAGGGTATCATCATATTCTTCATCCGACGAAGTCTTCAGGCTTTATTTTAAATATTGCAGTACTTGGCATCTCGGTATTACTTGAGATGTTTGTCCTCTTTAAGGCAATGAAAGAAATTTTGCACGATGTCGGAATGAATACTGCAGAGGTCAATGTTTTTACGCAAAGCTTTGTTCATCTAAAGAAAGCAAAGCCAGCAACTAAGCTTGTTTTTATGGAAGATCTGGTAGCTACTGGAGGAGGCGTATTGGCTTTAATCGCCGTTTTTATTTCGCGGTTTACGCCTTTTCATCAAGCTGAAGGAATTGCTTCTATGCTAATTGGTCTTATGATGTTTTTTGTAGTAGGACGAGTATTTTTAGATAACGCTGCCGGAGCGCTTGGTGAAGCAGATAAAGAAATGGAAATGAAAATTGGCGCCATTGTTATGCAAGATGTACAAGTGCGTGATATTCAAACGTTAATGGTGATGAAAGAAGGAGAAGAGCTTCACGTTGAATTAAAAGTAGAAATTGATCCTTCTTTAACAGTAGCAGAAGCGGATGATATTAAAGATCGTCTCGAAAATCGTATTTTACAGGAAAAAGGAATAACGGATGTCATTATTGAATTTGATGAAGATGATGGAATTCCTGACTGGGTGACAAGCGATTTACAGCTTCAAAAAGAATAA
- a CDS encoding APC family permease: MNYSVLKRLLIGKPLKTKELGDQKLSKLKALAILSSDALSSVAYGTEQILIVLATVGVLAYWYSIPIAIGVLVLLTALILSYRQIIYAYPQGGGAYIVSKTNLGENPGLIAGGSLLVDYILTVAVSVSAGTDALTSAFPTLHHYNVVIACLLVIFITVLNLRGVTESASVLAYPVYLFVIALILLIAVGFFKIVTGQVSPELHTSLGTVVPGISLFLLLKAFSSGCSALTGVEAISNAVPNFKDPGAKNAVHTLMLMGGILAVLFSGITFLAYWLGISPKADETVVSQIASSVFGRNGFYYFIQGTTALILVLAANTGFSAFPLLAVNLSSDKYMPRMFQIRGDRLGYSNGIVTLGIASIVLLVAFKGATEQLIPLYAVGVFIPFTLSQTGMIVKWLREKPAGWQGKLTINLIGALITLTVLIILFTTKFSQVWSVLVFLPVIVYIFHRIHTHYEAVGEQLRIKQGEKIGKLEGSVVIVPVAGMTKVVENSLNYARTIGDTVIAVHVAFDRESEKRMEEKWEKWQPDIRIVTFHSQYRSLVRPLFRFIDMAEEKARENNMAITVVIPQFITKKSWQNILHNQSSLLLKAHLLYRKNVIVTTVPYRFKK; this comes from the coding sequence GTGAACTATTCAGTTCTCAAGAGATTATTGATTGGAAAGCCGCTCAAAACAAAAGAGTTAGGCGATCAAAAGCTTAGTAAGCTTAAAGCGCTGGCTATTTTATCATCAGATGCCTTATCTTCAGTGGCTTATGGAACAGAACAGATTTTGATTGTCCTTGCAACAGTGGGCGTGCTTGCCTATTGGTATTCGATTCCAATTGCGATTGGGGTATTGGTGCTGCTGACGGCTTTAATTCTTTCATATCGTCAAATTATTTATGCGTATCCGCAAGGCGGAGGAGCTTATATTGTTTCGAAAACCAATTTAGGAGAAAATCCTGGACTTATCGCTGGGGGATCACTGTTAGTAGATTATATTTTAACAGTTGCCGTGAGTGTTTCAGCAGGAACCGATGCTTTAACTTCGGCTTTTCCAACGCTGCATCACTATAACGTAGTAATTGCGTGTTTGCTGGTGATTTTTATTACGGTTTTAAATTTACGAGGTGTAACAGAATCCGCTTCTGTCTTAGCTTATCCGGTTTATTTATTTGTTATTGCTCTTATTTTGTTAATAGCGGTGGGCTTCTTCAAAATAGTGACAGGTCAAGTTTCACCTGAGCTTCATACATCTCTCGGTACCGTGGTGCCAGGTATTAGTTTGTTTTTATTATTAAAAGCTTTTTCATCAGGCTGTTCGGCATTGACTGGTGTAGAAGCTATTTCAAATGCAGTGCCTAACTTTAAAGATCCAGGTGCAAAAAATGCTGTTCATACATTAATGCTGATGGGCGGTATTTTAGCCGTTTTATTTTCTGGCATCACGTTTTTAGCTTATTGGCTTGGCATTTCTCCAAAAGCAGATGAAACGGTTGTATCACAAATTGCATCGAGTGTATTTGGACGAAATGGATTTTATTATTTTATTCAAGGTACCACAGCTCTGATTTTAGTGCTAGCGGCGAATACAGGTTTTTCAGCTTTCCCTTTGCTTGCCGTAAACTTATCGTCTGATAAATACATGCCAAGAATGTTTCAAATTCGCGGCGATCGACTAGGCTATTCAAATGGAATTGTGACCCTTGGAATTGCTTCTATTGTCTTACTTGTCGCCTTTAAAGGAGCGACGGAACAATTAATTCCTCTTTATGCAGTTGGAGTGTTCATTCCATTTACGCTTTCTCAAACAGGCATGATTGTCAAATGGCTTAGAGAAAAGCCGGCCGGCTGGCAAGGAAAGCTAACCATTAACTTAATTGGTGCCCTCATTACCTTAACGGTGCTAATCATTTTGTTTACAACGAAGTTTTCACAAGTATGGTCCGTGCTCGTTTTCTTACCGGTTATCGTTTATATTTTTCATCGCATTCATACGCATTATGAAGCGGTAGGAGAGCAGCTTCGTATTAAGCAAGGAGAAAAGATTGGAAAGCTTGAAGGAAGTGTGGTCATTGTTCCTGTAGCAGGAATGACAAAGGTAGTGGAAAATTCATTGAACTATGCAAGAACGATTGGTGATACCGTTATTGCGGTGCACGTTGCTTTTGACCGAGAAAGCGAAAAGAGAATGGAAGAGAAGTGGGAAAAGTGGCAGCCTGATATTCGTATTGTTACGTTTCATTCTCAATACCGCAGTCTTGTGCGTCCGCTGTTTCGATTCATCGATATGGCTGAAGAAAAAGCCCGTGAAAATAATATGGCTATTACGGTTGTTATTCCGCAGTTCATCACGAAAAAAAGCTGGCAAAACATCCTTCATAATCAGTCCAGTCTGCTGTTAAAAGCACATTTGCTTTACCGTAAAAACGTAATCGTTACAACGGTACCTTATCGTTTTAAAAAATAA
- a CDS encoding N-acetylmuramoyl-L-alanine amidase — translation MKKIYLDAGHGGADAGAVGANGLYEKNLVLKIQQYLISYLNSTYSDFTIKTTRTTDTFLSLSQRASQANSWGADAFMSIHVNAGGGTGYEDYVYRSASNASKTFQSIVHGQVQPTLLSYNHPNRGRKSANYAVLRLTNMPAVLTEIAFIDRSADAALLQNEAFLKSMGESYAKGIAVYLNLPRRAVPNPSPSPTPTPNPSPSEPGEKTYTIKQGDTLYSIAQKYGITVQELQEANTGLSDPLTLQVGKTIVIPSGTSPTPTPTPPSEQYPLPNGILKQGDSGEAVKQLQRALNAVSFKVGSVDGIYGVQTKDAVRRFQLVYLPYDVDGIYGPQTKNKLAAVLKAKS, via the coding sequence ATGAAAAAAATTTATCTTGATGCAGGACATGGTGGGGCAGATGCAGGAGCAGTTGGAGCGAATGGACTGTATGAAAAAAACTTAGTGTTAAAAATTCAACAATATTTAATAAGCTATTTAAATAGCACTTACAGTGACTTTACGATTAAAACCACCCGTACCACAGATACTTTTTTATCGTTATCTCAGCGCGCTTCTCAAGCTAATTCGTGGGGGGCAGATGCATTTATGTCTATTCACGTAAATGCCGGTGGAGGAACAGGATACGAAGATTATGTTTATAGAAGCGCTAGCAATGCTAGTAAAACGTTTCAATCGATTGTGCACGGGCAAGTACAGCCAACGCTGCTGTCGTATAATCATCCGAATCGTGGACGAAAATCGGCCAATTATGCGGTGCTTCGCTTAACAAATATGCCTGCAGTACTAACTGAAATAGCTTTTATTGATAGGAGCGCCGATGCAGCACTTCTTCAAAATGAAGCTTTTTTAAAAAGCATGGGTGAATCGTATGCAAAAGGAATTGCCGTATATTTAAATTTACCTCGTCGTGCAGTTCCAAATCCATCGCCATCTCCAACACCGACACCAAATCCATCACCTTCTGAACCAGGTGAAAAAACGTATACAATTAAGCAAGGAGATACGCTGTACAGTATTGCACAGAAGTACGGCATAACAGTACAGGAGCTTCAAGAAGCGAATACAGGGCTTTCTGATCCTTTAACACTACAGGTTGGAAAAACAATTGTTATTCCTTCAGGAACTTCACCAACACCTACTCCAACACCACCTTCTGAACAATATCCACTTCCCAATGGAATTTTAAAACAAGGCGATTCTGGAGAAGCAGTGAAACAGCTTCAAAGAGCATTAAACGCGGTTAGTTTTAAAGTAGGGTCAGTAGACGGAATATATGGAGTACAAACGAAAGATGCAGTCAGACGTTTTCAGCTTGTGTATCTTCCTTATGATGTAGATGGCATTTATGGTCCTCAAACGAAAAACAAGCTAGCAGCCGTTTTAAAAGCAAAAAGTTAA
- the glnA gene encoding type I glutamate--ammonia ligase, with protein MAKYTKEDIFRKVQEENVKYIRLQFTDILGTIKNVEIPVSQLEKALDNKMMFDGSSIEGFVRIEESDMYLFPDIDTFVIFPWTSEKGKVARFICDIYNADRTPFDGDPRNNLKRVLKEMEELGFTDFNLGPEPEFFLFKLDEKGEPTLELNDKGGYFDLAPTDLGENCRRDIVLELEEMGFEIEASHHEVAPGQHEIDFKYAAALKACDDIQTFKLVVKTIARKHGLHATFMPKPLFGVNGSGMHCNVSLFKDGQNAFYDENGNLELSDTARQFIAGIIKHAHSFTAVTNPTVNSYKRLVPGYEAPCYVAWSARNRSPLIRIPASRGVGTRVEVRSVDPAANPYLAMAVLLKAGLDGIKNNLEAPKPIDRNIYVMTKEERVEEGIVDLPATLAQALDSFQSNEVMVSALGEHLAEHFVEAKEIEWDMFRTQVHPWERDQYMSQY; from the coding sequence ATGGCAAAGTACACAAAAGAAGATATTTTCCGCAAAGTTCAAGAAGAGAATGTAAAGTATATTCGTCTTCAGTTCACTGACATTTTAGGAACAATTAAAAACGTTGAAATTCCAGTAAGTCAATTAGAAAAAGCGTTAGACAACAAAATGATGTTTGACGGTTCTTCTATTGAAGGGTTTGTACGTATTGAAGAATCAGATATGTACCTATTCCCGGATATTGATACATTTGTTATTTTCCCTTGGACATCTGAAAAAGGTAAAGTAGCACGTTTTATTTGTGACATCTACAATGCAGATAGAACTCCGTTTGATGGCGATCCACGTAATAACTTAAAACGTGTGTTAAAAGAGATGGAAGAGTTAGGATTTACTGATTTTAACCTTGGACCTGAGCCAGAGTTCTTCTTATTCAAATTAGACGAAAAAGGCGAACCTACATTAGAATTAAATGATAAAGGTGGCTACTTCGACTTAGCGCCAACTGACCTTGGTGAAAACTGCCGTCGTGACATCGTATTAGAGCTTGAAGAAATGGGCTTTGAAATTGAAGCATCTCACCATGAGGTAGCTCCTGGACAACACGAGATCGACTTCAAATATGCTGCTGCATTAAAAGCTTGTGATGATATCCAAACGTTCAAACTTGTTGTAAAAACAATTGCACGTAAACATGGCTTACATGCTACATTTATGCCAAAACCATTATTTGGTGTGAACGGTTCAGGTATGCACTGTAACGTTTCGTTATTCAAAGATGGCCAAAACGCATTTTATGATGAGAACGGTAATCTAGAGCTAAGTGATACTGCTCGTCAATTTATCGCAGGTATCATCAAGCACGCACACAGCTTTACAGCAGTAACAAATCCTACTGTAAACTCTTATAAGCGTCTAGTACCTGGATATGAGGCTCCTTGTTATGTTGCATGGTCTGCTCGCAACCGTAGCCCATTAATCCGTATCCCAGCTTCTCGCGGCGTAGGAACTCGTGTTGAAGTACGTAGCGTAGACCCAGCTGCTAACCCATATTTAGCAATGGCTGTTCTATTAAAAGCTGGTTTAGATGGAATCAAGAACAATCTTGAAGCTCCAAAACCTATTGATCGTAATATCTATGTAATGACAAAAGAAGAGCGTGTTGAAGAAGGTATCGTAGATTTACCTGCAACATTAGCTCAAGCTTTAGATAGCTTCCAATCAAACGAAGTGATGGTTTCTGCATTAGGTGAACACTTAGCAGAGCACTTCGTTGAAGCGAAAGAAATCGAGTGGGATATGTTCCGTACACAAGTTCATCCTTGGGAACGTGACCAATACATGAGCCAATATTAA
- a CDS encoding MerR family transcriptional regulator: MSDNIRRNTPLFPIGIVMQLTELSARQIRYYEEHELVAPVRTEGNRRLFSFNDVDKLLEIRDLIEQGVNLAGVKQLFHLQKEQKGHKQEEKVVAETAKPELTDDELRKMLRAELMQAGRFNRATLNQGDMSRFFH, encoded by the coding sequence ATGAGTGACAACATTCGAAGAAATACGCCACTTTTCCCGATTGGAATTGTGATGCAGTTAACTGAGTTGTCTGCTCGCCAAATTCGCTACTATGAAGAACATGAATTAGTTGCACCGGTAAGAACAGAGGGAAATCGACGACTATTCTCATTTAACGATGTTGATAAGCTGCTTGAAATCCGCGATCTAATCGAACAAGGTGTAAACTTAGCAGGTGTAAAACAGCTGTTTCATCTTCAAAAGGAGCAAAAAGGGCATAAGCAAGAAGAAAAAGTTGTGGCAGAAACAGCAAAGCCAGAATTAACGGACGATGAGTTGCGAAAAATGCTTCGTGCAGAACTTATGCAAGCAGGCCGTTTTAATCGAGCAACTTTAAATCAAGGAGATATGTCCAGGTTCTTTCATTAA